The sequence GTGAAGGATCACAAAGGGAGTGGGAGTAGCAAGAGAGAGAAGTTCAAATTTGGATTCAAATTAAtagatgattttaaaaaaatgcggctatagaccTCATTTTTTGTAGTATgataaaaattggattttctattatttaacGTTATGTTTAGTTGGAAgggtagaaaatattttaattttttaccatttgtgtttggttggaattttaatttaattcacaTGAAAATCTCATTTCAAAATGTgatatgtttttaatatttatttttaaaaagaaaaattcttagtTTATATTGTTAGAACAATAAAAACCTGTAAaagtcttttttaaaaattagtaattttagattttgatgTTTAAAAGTAATTTTGGGTCCACATCAATGCTTTGCAACTATAATCTCaattgatgattaaaaaaaagttaagaaaaaatttacgaaaaataaaaagtaaaaagtcaAAGTTGGTGAATTGCACATGAAAAAATGGTAGTTGAACCGAAAAAGATTTGCCTCTGTACACCGTACTACTTACTTtaataacaattaattaattttttattattggatAATCTCAACGAGAGATATGATACTGATACATGAATGCACGTTCTGTGGTATTCATTTTTAATCTTCGAAAATCTCTATTTATTGAATGCCCAACTGGCTAATCCACAGACACAGTCCACGCACTGCCAGTAAAGTCTACGAATCCTCTCCATTCTCCAAAGGCCACGGCTGTCTGGCTTTGTTTGGATgggggagtggaaaagtgggaggattgAAAATTGTGgggggatggaaaagtgggaagatggaaaatatttagttttccctcttatgtgtttggttggaggggtggaaaagtggaagagtggaaaactcttttgtttggttggagagaaaaatggaaggatggaaaatataatttatataaattgactattatacccttgttacataatatattagaagtaattttatttatactcattaaataatataaaatctaccacatcatatatataaatttatatttacatttttattattataatgtaaaaattacattataatcttttttcttttttcttttttccagatttcagcattttttttttcacacgttTCAGCCAAACATTACACCCTTTACAAAGAATTGGCTGGGCATTAACATGGACAATGGCAAGCCAAACATCACGGCACCTTAGAGCCATTGGCCATCCTTGAGCTTGAATAGGACAAAGCCAACTTTTGTAATCTCTTCAATAATATAATCCGTTGTCAAGTAGGTACAAACATTATCTCACCaatgtcaaaaaaagaaaaaataacttgCAAGTCCAGGATAAGTCAATGACCCACAACTAGATATGTAGGATTCGCACTACAGTTTAGATATTACATTGTCAATTAAAATCATTAGAATTCCAACCCCACAGTGGTAAAAATATCTAAGACTATGAAATaagatttctaaaatttataaaccTTGAGAACTATTGCAAAATCATTTTAAAGAAATGAATTTACACATGTATTCTTTACATAAATCATACAAAGCAAATAATTTTAACATCAGCTAAAGAAATAAGGCAGCGGATAGGTGTCAATCATAATTTATAACAAGAATTAACATATTACTCAAGCACAGTATGGTCCCAACACTGCTCCTTCCAGGTTGCCATACTAGCCTCTTGAATTTCTTCTTAGCATCAATCCAACACACCTAGCAAGTCCAAAATGCAGATCTGAACcaaggaaaaatataaaactttgaAACAAAATGATATTAATTTCATTCATCCATAGCACAATACAAGTTAAAATATTACATTATCTTCTAGTGTCTTAACTGAAAtacaaatttatcaaatattGCTAATTATGTAATATACTACATTCAGCCCACAAAAGTTAACAACTCAAAATTCAGCTACTACCAAAAGTGAGTTGACACTATATTCAATCCACAAAAGTCAACTACTATCAAAAGTTAGCAAATCAAATTTACACTACATTCAACCCAAAAAAGTTAGCTACTACCAACAGTCAAGTGACAATTATCCAATCACTAAGGTTCCTTAGGATACATCATCTTCAACAATATTTGTCGACGTAACTCAGTAGTTGGAACACCAAAAAATGCTCTCATTTTGGTTGGATCCTTAATTAGGAAGAGCATAGCATCAAGTTGGTGTTCCGTCGGTATTCCTATTTTCACCAATTCAGAAAAGACTTCATCCTCAGAGTAACAACGTGGACGTCCTCTCTCCATGATAGCAAGTCCCTCTTTAGCAATCTCATGTCCTTGCATCATAATAGCAAGTCCCTCCTTAGCAATTTCATTTCCTTGCCTTATACTTGCTGCTACATTATCAATTCCGGATTGAAAAATTTCCATCTGCTTTTCAAGCATTTCAACCATTTCAGGTGTTTTCTTCGCCTTCTTGGACGATGTCTCACATGAGTAGGAAGGAGAGACCCTTGGAGAATATGAATCTACATTTGGCATGCTAAACTCACCAAAGCAATCAATATTCTCTTCCAAATTTACGCTATCCTCTCTATCCTTTTCCCATCGACGGACTTTCTCCTTTGCACTTATAGAACCTTCACCATTTGCCCTATCCTtggaaaacaaatcaaatagcTTCTCATAATGGTGAATTGGagttcttttccattttttagcATTTGAGTTTGcctataaaaatacaatatacacttattagtattattattattattattacaacaaaagACCAACACAATGTATCAACTTGCCctaaaaaacattttacaatatcaaaataaatataactaaCCTCTATTAAAGGTTCCCACACTTCATCTTCAGCCTCAAAAAGTGCAGTAATAGGATTCCATGCAAATCCACTCATGTTCTTGAAAAGGTCATAACATGAATGGAAAGTACCTTTCAATGTTTTGATCCGATTCTTGATATTACCTTTCTCAACTGTATAACCGAACGATTCTGAACActttttacacatatttgaGAAAGCATGAGAAGTCCATATTCCATTGGGCCTATTTCCATTGTTTTGTTCCTCCAACATGACGTTAAGTAAGAAGCCATCCATGTCATCAGTCCATCTCATGTTAGTCGCTTTAGACTCATTATCAGTTTTCTTCTTCAATGTCTTAGACATTTTTAAAGACTGCATGTTAAACATATTAGTATTTACAAGATTACATACAACTATTACAAAGAAATTAATAAGATTCACATATAAATACTTCAAacaaaccaataaaacaaaatacGACATAGCATAATGTTGCTATAAGTAAAATAGTAATTGAACATTTATCTGAAACATTAATAAAGTACACATAATAGTTGTACAAAAGCAACTATTGGTAAATGTTCAGCAATAGTCATTCCATTTGAAACTATTtcataaagaaaaatacatataagCAAGTCAAATCTCATAACATAATGAGTAAAATTATTGATCATGCGATACATAGTCATTCCACATTCTAGTTGCTATACTAGTTCGTAATATTGCTCCTCTTCTAGCATCTGCATCACTATCATTTCTATTGTTTCTAGCTTCATTATGTATGTCATCATTCGAAATCTCCTGATCAACTTCTGCAATCAACCTTTCATCCGGATCAACTCCCATAAGATAGTTGTGCAATATACAACAAGCCAAGATAATCTCAGTAACTGTATCAACTGGAAAAAAAGGTTCTGTCATTCCAGATATAATAGGAAATCGTTTCTTCAACACACCAAATGTCCTTTCAATGACATTGCGCAAAGAGGAATGTCGATGATTAAATAGTTCCTCAACATTTTCTGGGCCACGTGCTGAATACTCTTTTAAATGATAACGTACACCCCTATATGGCGCCATAAGTCCACTTCTCAGCATAAAGCCCGCATCTACTAGATAATATTTTcctattaagaaaataatttatataagtaattcactatatatatgtaattctctatattttttataagtatgcTTTGCATTTATAAGTATACTTTGTATTTAACTTAACATTACCTCTAGGGATTATAAGTTTGTCTTCCCTACTTAAAGCGTTTTTAATTATCCTCGAGTCAGAGGCAGTCCCTTCCCATCCCGGTAAAACGTAAGTAAACCTCATGTCAAAATCACATGCTGCCAATACATTTTGAGTTGTGTACTCTTTCCTCCCTCGATATCTAGGCGCATCTTTTGCTGACACTTTTACACGAATATGTGTCCCATCAATAGCCTCTACACAATCCTGGAATTAAAGCAATCTAttaaatcaagaaatttttattcatattaaaGCAATCCATATAGTTGCTTAAAAATATGTTTACCTTAAAGTATGGGTAAAATCTATGACTATTTCGTATCTGTTGGGGAACTTCTGCTCCATTAGGTTGTAGAAGGAACTGATCTTCTAAGTAGATGACTGCTCTCAACACATTGTGAAAATGACGGCTTATGATCTCATTAGAACGacgaaagaaaaaggaaaccgTACGGATTCTCTCATTATGTGCTAAAATGTAAAGAAACTTGGCTACTTGCTCTTCAATAGAAGCATTCCTAGTGTCTTTAAGACAGCCAATTCCTCGAAGAATTTCACACAACTTAGCAAAGGCACAAGGCCCCATTCAAATTATGTCTCTACATTTCCTATTGCATCTAAGTTCACTTAGTAATTCTTGCCTAACATTTTCTCTTTCCGCACTACTTTCGGTAAGTACTCTATCCACATAACGTGGACTACAATATATGCCCATCATCCATATTCCATGCACCACATGTACAAGAAGTTGCAAAATTGCTACATCTCGTCTTCTCTGCCAATCAGTCAAAAGTTGCAAACCAAATTTGTTCAAT is a genomic window of Quercus lobata isolate SW786 chromosome 2, ValleyOak3.0 Primary Assembly, whole genome shotgun sequence containing:
- the LOC115975362 gene encoding putative nuclease HARBI1 isoform X1, which produces MGPCAFAKLCEILRGIGCLKDTRNASIEEQVAKFLYILAHNERIRTVSFFFRRSNEIISRHFHNVLRAVIYLEDQFLLQPNGAEVPQQIRNSHRFYPYFKDCVEAIDGTHIRVKVSAKDAPRYRGRKEYTTQNVLAACDFDMRFTYVLPGWEGTASDSRIIKNALSREDKLIIPRGKYYLVDAGFMLRSGLMAPYRGVRYHLKEYSARGPENVEELFNHRHSSLRNVIERTFGVLKKRFPIISGMTEPFFPVDTVTEIILACCILHNYLMGVDPDERLIAEVDQEISNDDIHNEARNNRNDSDADARRGAILRTSIATRMWNDYVSHDQ
- the LOC115975362 gene encoding uncharacterized protein LOC115975362 isoform X2; the protein is MSKTLKKKTDNESKATNMRWTDDMDGFLLNVMLEEQNNGNRPNGIWTSHAFSNMCKKCSESFGYTVEKGNIKNRIKTLKGTFHSCYDLFKNMSGFAWNPITALFEAEDEVWEPLIEANSNAKKWKRTPIHHYEKLFDLFSKDRANGEGSISAKEKVRRWEKDREDSVNLEENIDCFGEFSMPNVDSYSPRVSPSYSCETSSKKAKKTPEMVEMLEKQMEIFQSGIDNVAASIRQGNEIAKEGLAIMMQGHEIAKEGLAIMERGRPRCYSEDEVFSELVKIGIPTEHQLDAMLFLIKDPTKMRAFFGVPTTELRRQILLKMMYPKEP